From a single Anaerolineales bacterium genomic region:
- a CDS encoding 4Fe-4S binding protein, with protein MYGKGIIKGMIVTWKRYWNTYIEDISWWLSGKKRYGTKEGVAHRSSKDTRGIFTVQYPEEQLITPEEFRFVPFLVYDEGADDKKEVRCTSCGICAKVCPPQCIWIVRTNDPNTGRPIPQPAEFYIDMDICMNCGFCAEYCPFDAIKMDHDFAIASFGRNVYDLEKLLKPAQYYAGIRPQNYNREEEARKAKEAAKAAKAEAAAAPPA; from the coding sequence ATGTACGGAAAAGGTATCATCAAAGGAATGATCGTCACCTGGAAGCGGTATTGGAATACCTATATCGAGGATATCTCCTGGTGGCTGAGCGGTAAAAAACGATACGGAACGAAAGAAGGTGTAGCGCATCGTTCCAGCAAGGATACGCGCGGCATCTTCACGGTGCAGTATCCCGAGGAACAATTGATCACGCCGGAGGAGTTCCGCTTCGTGCCGTTTTTGGTGTACGATGAGGGTGCGGATGACAAAAAGGAAGTGCGCTGTACATCCTGCGGCATTTGCGCCAAGGTCTGTCCGCCGCAGTGCATCTGGATCGTGCGTACCAACGACCCGAACACGGGCAGACCGATCCCCCAGCCTGCCGAGTTCTATATCGATATGGACATCTGCATGAACTGCGGCTTCTGCGCGGAATACTGTCCGTTCGACGCGATCAAGATGGATCACGATTTCGCCATCGCTTCGTTTGGGCGCAACGTGTATGACCTCGAAAAACTGCTGAAGCCCGCGCAATACTACGCAGGCATCCGCCCGCAGAATTACAACCGCGAAGAGGAAGCCCGCAAGGCAAAGGAAGCGGCAAAAGCCGCCAAGGCGGAAGCCGCCGCCGCGCCGCCGGCGTAG
- the lon gene encoding endopeptidase La: MPAQRWQAGIHEFFQTMGENDHEWMDTFMASMLSHLQKKDDDASSDPKPGEADEGPKFPDTLPILPLRGVVVYPNTAVPLTVGQPRSIKLVDDVVAGDKLVGLVAAINPELETPGPNELHQVGTIATVHRLLRAPDGTVRLLVQGMERFRLGEFVQEEPYLKARIHLAPEKEESSIETDALARNARDQFQEITQMIPSFPDELVSSIASLEDPLQTVYTIANFQRIDLKDAQEILEIDAVYDKLKKLIGLLVREAELLQIGQKIQNEARGEIEKVQREYFLREQMKAIQRELGERDEQAQEVDEFRKKIEDAKMPEEAEKQAKRELERLARLPTAAAEYGVIRTYLDWLVSLPWSSATQDNLDIAHAREILNKDHYGLEDVKDRILEFLAIRKLRIDRKDETREESTDAIRREREGVILCFVGPPGVGKTSLGQSIARAMERKFLRASLGGVRDEAEIRGHRRTYIGSMPGRILQSLRRIGSRNPVFMLDEVDKLTNDFHGDPASALLEVLDPEQNSEFRDNYLEVAYDLSQVFFIATANTLEYIPGPLRDRMEIIYLSGYTENEKAAIARGYLIPRQIRENGLRPDEVKFTDDALKMIIRQYTREAGVRNLERKIGAICRKAGTKIAERKAKKFRVTPKLVEEFLDHPIFFGPEELNKRTSIPGVVPGLAWTSFGGDVLFIEATSMSGGRGFQITGSIGNVMQESARAALSYVRSRAASLKVPHEFFDKHDVHMHIPSGAQPKDGPSAGVTMATSIVSLITGRRVKPQVGMTGEITLRGQVLAIGGVKEKVLAAHRNGLTTVILPKRNEPDIDDVPDEIRKTMKFVFAETVEEVINAALEKPKKAKPSAEKKTAGTKTRAAKPSAEKKTAKKKPTKANKNVKSKSPARRR; this comes from the coding sequence ATGCCTGCTCAACGATGGCAAGCCGGAATACACGAATTCTTTCAGACCATGGGCGAAAACGACCATGAGTGGATGGACACCTTCATGGCGTCGATGCTCTCCCACCTCCAGAAAAAGGACGACGACGCCTCCTCCGACCCGAAACCCGGTGAGGCGGACGAAGGTCCGAAATTCCCCGATACCCTGCCCATCCTGCCGCTGCGCGGCGTGGTGGTCTACCCCAATACCGCCGTCCCGCTCACGGTGGGGCAGCCGCGCTCCATCAAACTGGTGGACGATGTCGTTGCCGGGGACAAACTGGTCGGTCTCGTCGCCGCGATCAACCCGGAGCTTGAGACCCCGGGACCCAACGAACTGCATCAAGTGGGGACGATCGCCACGGTGCACCGCCTTCTGCGCGCGCCGGATGGGACCGTGCGCCTGCTGGTGCAGGGCATGGAGCGCTTCCGCCTCGGCGAGTTCGTACAGGAAGAGCCGTATTTGAAGGCTCGCATCCACCTTGCGCCCGAAAAAGAGGAAAGCAGCATCGAAACGGACGCGCTGGCGCGCAATGCCCGCGACCAGTTCCAGGAGATCACGCAGATGATCCCCTCGTTCCCCGATGAATTGGTCAGTTCGATCGCTTCGCTCGAGGACCCGCTGCAGACGGTCTATACCATCGCCAATTTCCAGCGTATCGACCTGAAGGACGCGCAGGAGATCCTGGAGATCGATGCAGTGTACGACAAGCTGAAGAAACTGATCGGCTTGCTGGTGCGCGAGGCGGAACTCCTGCAGATCGGGCAAAAGATACAGAACGAAGCGCGCGGCGAGATCGAAAAAGTACAGCGCGAATACTTCCTGCGCGAACAGATGAAAGCCATCCAGCGCGAACTCGGCGAACGGGATGAGCAGGCGCAGGAAGTGGATGAGTTCCGCAAGAAGATCGAAGATGCGAAGATGCCCGAGGAAGCGGAGAAGCAGGCAAAGAGGGAGTTGGAGCGTCTCGCCCGTCTGCCCACCGCCGCCGCGGAGTACGGAGTCATCCGCACCTATCTGGACTGGCTGGTATCCCTGCCGTGGTCGAGCGCCACGCAGGATAACCTCGATATTGCCCATGCGCGCGAGATCCTGAACAAGGACCACTACGGGCTGGAGGACGTGAAAGACCGCATTCTGGAATTCCTTGCCATTCGAAAATTGCGCATCGACCGCAAGGACGAGACCAGGGAAGAATCGACGGATGCGATTCGGCGCGAACGCGAAGGCGTCATCCTGTGTTTTGTGGGTCCGCCGGGGGTGGGGAAGACCTCGCTGGGGCAGTCCATTGCGCGCGCGATGGAGCGCAAGTTCCTGCGCGCCTCGCTGGGCGGGGTGCGGGACGAAGCCGAGATCCGCGGACACCGCCGCACGTACATCGGTTCGATGCCGGGGCGCATCTTGCAATCGCTGCGGCGGATCGGCTCGCGGAACCCCGTTTTCATGCTGGATGAAGTGGACAAGCTCACCAACGATTTCCACGGCGACCCCGCTTCGGCGCTGCTCGAAGTGCTCGACCCCGAGCAGAACAGCGAATTCCGGGATAACTATCTTGAGGTCGCCTACGACCTTTCGCAGGTCTTCTTCATTGCGACCGCGAATACACTGGAATACATCCCCGGTCCGCTGCGCGACCGGATGGAGATCATCTACCTTTCCGGGTACACCGAGAATGAAAAAGCGGCCATCGCGCGCGGGTATCTGATCCCGCGCCAAATACGCGAGAACGGCCTGCGCCCGGACGAGGTCAAATTCACTGACGATGCCCTGAAAATGATCATCCGTCAGTACACGCGCGAGGCGGGCGTCCGCAATCTGGAGCGCAAGATCGGCGCGATCTGCCGCAAAGCCGGCACGAAGATCGCCGAGAGAAAAGCAAAAAAGTTCAGGGTCACGCCGAAACTGGTGGAGGAATTCCTCGACCACCCGATCTTCTTCGGACCCGAAGAGTTGAACAAGCGCACGTCCATCCCCGGCGTGGTACCGGGCTTGGCATGGACGTCCTTTGGCGGGGATGTGTTGTTCATTGAAGCCACCTCCATGTCCGGCGGGCGCGGTTTTCAGATCACCGGCTCGATCGGCAATGTGATGCAGGAATCGGCGCGCGCCGCCCTGTCGTATGTGCGTTCGCGCGCGGCTTCGTTGAAGGTGCCCCATGAGTTCTTCGACAAGCACGATGTGCACATGCACATCCCTTCGGGCGCGCAGCCAAAAGACGGTCCCTCCGCCGGGGTGACCATGGCTACTTCCATCGTGTCGCTGATCACGGGGCGCAGGGTCAAGCCGCAAGTGGGAATGACCGGCGAGATCACGCTGCGAGGTCAGGTTCTCGCCATTGGCGGCGTCAAGGAAAAGGTGCTGGCGGCGCACCGCAACGGACTGACGACTGTCATCCTGCCGAAGCGGAACGAACCGGATATCGACGACGTCCCGGACGAGATACGCAAGACGATGAAGTTCGTTTTCGCCGAGACCGTGGAAGAGGTGATCAACGCCGCGTTGGAAAAACCGAAGAAGGCAAAACCATCGGCTGAAAAGAAAACTGCCGGTACGAAAACGAGAGCGGCGAAGCCATCCGCCGAAAAGAAAACCGCGAAGAAAAAACCGACAAAGGCAAACAAGAATGTCAAAAGCAAAAGTCCTGCTCGCCGAAGATGA
- a CDS encoding response regulator, translated as MSKAKVLLAEDDDTMVTLLKTLLKMEGFEVVAIQPDGDVIEAVKEEKPDILLMDVYLSQQSGLDILDQLRGMDDTANVRVIMSSGASVKEECLNRGANGFLPKPYMPDDLISILKQNILSA; from the coding sequence ATGTCAAAAGCAAAAGTCCTGCTCGCCGAAGATGACGATACCATGGTGACCCTGTTGAAGACCCTGCTGAAAATGGAGGGCTTCGAGGTCGTGGCGATCCAGCCGGACGGCGACGTGATCGAAGCGGTCAAAGAGGAAAAACCGGATATCCTGCTGATGGATGTGTATCTTTCCCAGCAGAGCGGGCTGGATATCCTGGACCAATTGCGCGGCATGGATGACACCGCCAACGTGCGCGTCATCATGTCGTCCGGGGCGAGCGTCAAGGAAGAATGTCTCAACCGGGGCGCCAACGGTTTTTTGCCCAAGCCTTATATGCCGGATGACCTGATCTCGATCCTTAAACAGAACATCCTGTCTGCATAA
- a CDS encoding MogA/MoaB family molybdenum cofactor biosynthesis protein, translated as MTIRFGILTLSDRSSRGEREDASGPALAALLRAENCSVIRQHILPDDEAAIRTALTEWADSGEFDVILTTGSTGFAARDVAPEATLAVIERHAPGLAEVMRAESLKKTKHAMLSRATAGIRGRTLIVNLPGSPKGAVENLQTILPVLPHAVQLLREDPDSEASH; from the coding sequence ATGACGATCCGATTCGGGATACTGACGCTCTCCGACCGCTCCTCGCGCGGCGAGCGGGAGGACGCTTCCGGACCGGCGCTGGCGGCTCTGCTCCGCGCCGAAAACTGTTCCGTCATCCGTCAACATATCCTGCCCGACGATGAAGCCGCCATCCGCACGGCGTTGACCGAATGGGCGGACAGCGGCGAATTCGACGTCATCCTGACGACGGGCAGCACCGGTTTTGCCGCGCGCGATGTCGCGCCGGAAGCCACGCTGGCTGTGATAGAACGCCATGCGCCGGGGCTGGCGGAGGTCATGCGCGCGGAAAGCCTGAAAAAAACGAAGCATGCCATGCTCTCGCGCGCCACCGCCGGCATCCGCGGGCGGACATTGATCGTCAACCTGCCCGGCAGCCCCAAGGGCGCAGTGGAAAATTTGCAGACCATCCTGCCCGTCCTGCCGCATGCCGTACAACTGCTGCGCGAAGATCCCGATTCGGAAGCATCGCATTAA
- a CDS encoding GNAT family N-acetyltransferase encodes MSERVALREFSFDQDYERVLQLWRSIEKGMNVGRSDAPEEIRKKLQRDPDLFLVAENESGIIGTIIGGFDGRRGMIYHLAVSRDLRGQGIGAMLLEEVETRLRARGCLKCLLHVFADNTEAVQFYKDRGWREQTEDIVFGKELL; translated from the coding sequence ATGTCCGAGCGTGTTGCCCTGCGGGAATTTTCATTCGATCAGGATTACGAGCGCGTCCTTCAGTTATGGAGGAGCATTGAAAAGGGGATGAACGTCGGGCGTTCAGATGCGCCCGAAGAGATCCGTAAGAAACTACAGCGCGACCCCGACCTGTTCTTGGTCGCAGAAAACGAAAGCGGGATCATCGGGACGATCATTGGCGGCTTCGACGGCAGGCGCGGCATGATCTATCACCTTGCCGTGAGCAGGGATCTGCGCGGGCAGGGCATTGGCGCGATGCTGCTGGAAGAGGTCGAAACGCGCCTGCGCGCCAGGGGCTGTCTCAAATGCCTGCTGCACGTCTTTGCCGACAACACGGAAGCCGTCCAGTTCTACAAGGACCGCGGCTGGCGCGAGCAAACCGAAGATATCGTTTTTGGGAAAGAACTTTTATGA
- a CDS encoding Mrp/NBP35 family ATP-binding protein — protein sequence MTITKEAVLKALGTVQEPDLGQDLVTLNMIRNIEIEGDKVSFTVMLTTPACPLKGKIEADCRNALKSIEGLNTVEVKMDSDVPNDGRMRGLVKMPIRNAIAIGSGKGGVGKSTVSVNVAVALAMTGARVGLMDADIYGPNTPTMLGVEKLPPPDGQKLIPAQAYGLKMVSMGLLVKPGQPLIWRGPMLNSAIRQFLGDVEWGELDYLIVDLPPGTGDAALSLAQALPLSGAVIVTLPQLVSLEDAGRGLNMFKQLEVPILGVVENMSYLDLPDGTRMDIFGSGGGEQLAQATETTFLGKVPIDQNVRVGGDSGKPIVVSNPESAAALAFSEIAQKIAQKVSVAALGTNNALPINIVE from the coding sequence ATGACTATTACAAAAGAAGCTGTTCTGAAAGCGCTTGGCACGGTACAGGAACCTGATCTCGGTCAGGATTTGGTCACACTCAATATGATCCGCAACATCGAGATCGAAGGCGACAAGGTCTCATTTACCGTTATGCTGACCACCCCTGCCTGTCCGCTGAAAGGGAAGATCGAAGCGGATTGCCGCAATGCGCTCAAAAGTATCGAGGGTTTGAATACCGTCGAAGTGAAAATGGATTCGGATGTCCCGAACGATGGTCGCATGCGCGGGCTGGTCAAGATGCCCATCCGCAACGCCATCGCCATCGGCTCCGGCAAGGGCGGCGTGGGCAAGTCCACCGTTTCGGTCAACGTGGCGGTGGCGCTGGCAATGACCGGCGCGCGCGTCGGTTTGATGGATGCCGATATCTACGGACCGAACACGCCCACCATGCTCGGCGTGGAAAAACTCCCCCCGCCCGATGGGCAAAAACTCATCCCTGCACAGGCATACGGACTGAAAATGGTCTCGATGGGTCTGCTCGTCAAGCCTGGTCAACCGCTCATCTGGCGCGGACCGATGCTCAATTCTGCCATCCGTCAGTTTCTGGGCGATGTGGAATGGGGCGAACTGGATTATCTGATTGTGGACCTGCCCCCCGGGACGGGTGACGCGGCTCTCTCGCTCGCGCAGGCTCTGCCTCTCAGCGGCGCGGTCATCGTGACGCTTCCCCAGCTCGTCTCGCTGGAAGACGCGGGACGCGGCTTGAACATGTTCAAGCAGTTGGAAGTTCCCATTCTCGGCGTTGTCGAGAACATGTCCTACCTTGATCTGCCCGACGGCACCCGCATGGACATCTTCGGCTCGGGCGGCGGCGAACAATTGGCACAAGCCACCGAAACGACCTTCCTCGGCAAAGTGCCGATCGACCAGAACGTGCGCGTGGGCGGCGACAGCGGCAAACCCATTGTTGTCAGCAACCCCGAATCCGCGGCGGCGCTGGCGTTCAGCGAGATCGCTCAAAAGATCGCGCAGAAAGTGTCCGTTGCGGCGCTCGGCACGAACAACGCCCTACCGATCAATATCGTGGAGTAA